GTGGTCAGCCGCCGCTCGCTGCTCAAGGGCGGCATGGGCCTGTCGGCCGCGCTGTTCATGGGCGGTGGCCTGACCGCCTGTCTTAGCGACGGGAGCGGCGCCACCGGCAGCGCCGGCACGCCGGGTACGACGCCGCAAGCACCGCTGCTCGGCTTCGCCGCGGTCGCCACTTCGACCGGCGACGACATCGTGGTGCCGGCAGGCTATACGGCTAAGGTCATGTACCGCTGGGGCGATGCGCTGTTCAACGACTCGCCGGCGTGGAAGGGCGACGCATCCGAGAGCGGCTTGGAGCAGGCGCGGCAGGCCGGCGACAACAACGACGGCATGCACTTCTTCCCGTTCACCGTCGCGGGCCGGCAGAGCAGTACCGAGGGCCTGTTGGTGATGAACCACGAGTACTGCAACTACGAATACCTGTTCAAGCCCGAGGCCGGCCAGGCCAACTTCCTCGAGCCGTGGACCGCCGACAAGGTGCTCAAGGCGCAGAACGCGCACGGCATCTCGGTCGTGCACGTCAAGAAGGTCGGCGGCGTGTGGCAGGTACAGGTCGGCTCGAGCTACAACCGCCGCCTGACCGGCAACAGCCCGATGACGCTGTCCGGCCCGGCCGCCGGTCACGCGCTGCTTCAGACCGCCGCCGACGCCACCGGTAGCGCGGTGCTGGGCACGCTGAACAACTGCGCGAACGGCTGGACGCCGTGGGGCACCTATCTGACCTGCGAGGAGAACGTCAACGGCTACTTCGGCACCGCCGCCGCCTTCACGGCAGACGCGCTGCAGAGCCGCTATGGTCTTTCCGCTGGTGGCTTCGGCTACCGCTGGCACGAGCACGACGCGCGCTTCGACTTGAACGCGACGCCGAACGAGCCGAACCGCTTCGGCTGGGTGGTCGAGATCGACCCGTTCGACCCGGGCTCGACGCCGAAAAAACGCACCGCGCTCGGCCGCTTCAAGCACGAGAACGCGTGCCTCGTCGTCGCCAAGAACGGCAAGGTCGTCGTCTACCTGGGTGACGACGAACGCTACGAATACATCTACAAATTCGTGTCCGACGGCGTCTACAACGCGTCCAACCCGGCGGCCAACCGCGACCTGCTCGACGCCGGCAAGCTCTACGTCGCCAAGTTCAGCGCCGGCGCCAGCGCGAGCGACTTCGCCGGCGTCGGCCAGTGGGTGCTGCTCGACAAGGCCGCCAACGCGACGCTCGCCGCCGACGCGCGCTTCGCCGACCAGGCCGAGGTGCTGATCAAGGCGCGCCAGGCCGCCGATGCGGTCGGCGCGACCAAGATGGACCGCCCGGAATGGATCAGCAAGCACCCGGCGAGCGGCGAGATCTACTGCACGCTGACCAACAACTCCAGCCGCAAGGATGCGGAAAAAGACGACGCCAACCCGCGCGCGAGCAACCGCTGGGGCCAGATCGTGCGCTGGCGCGAGGCCGGCAGCGACCACACCGCGCTCTCGTTCGACTGGGACCTGTTCGTGCTGGCAGGCAACCCGATCGCCTACCCGGACCGCACCGACCTCAAGTCCGGCTCGGCCAACGTCACCGCCGCCAACACCTTCAACAGCCCGGACGGTCTCGCCTTCGATGCCGACGGCCGGCTGTGGATCCAGACCGACGGCAACTTCAGCAACGCCGGCAACTATGCCGGCCAGGGCAATAACCAGATGCTGTGCGCCGACCCGGCGAGCAAGGAGATCCGCCGCTTCCTGACCGGCCCGTCCGGCTGCGAGATCACCGGTCTCAGCTTCACGCCCGATTCGACGACGATGTTCATCAACGTCCAGCACCCGGGCGAAGCCAGCGACCACCCGCGCAAGCCTGCCAGCATCGCCCCGAGCCCGAATATGGAGGACTACCTCGCGCGCAACTCGCTGGCCTTCAGCCGCTGGCCGGACAACGGCGCCGGCGGGCGGCCGCGCTCGGCCACCGTCGTGATCACCAAGAACGACGGCGGCAAGATCGGTAGCTGACGATTCCGTCCTCGGCAGGCCCGGTCGACCTTCAAGGTCGGCCGGGCTTTTTGCTTGCCGGGGGACGCGCATTCTCGTTTACTTGGCGCTGTCGCTTATAGGGGGAGAGCGCATGATCACGCTGAACATCGTCGGCGCCGGCCGGCTAGGGCAGAGCCTCGCGCGGCTGGCGGCCGACTCGGGCCGCTACCGCATCGCCGGCGTACTGTGCCGCGGGCACGCGCATGCCGACGCGGCGGTCGCCTTCATCGGCGCCGGCACCCCTTGTACCGACGTCAATACGCTGCCCTGCGCCGAACTGACGCTGATCGCCGTGCCCGATGCGCGTATCGCCGACGTCGCCACCGCCCTGGCCGGGCGTGCCTTCCCGCCCGGTGCGCTGGCCTTCCACGCCAGCGGCGCGGGCGAAGTCGGCCTCTTGGCGCCGCTCGCGGCCCGCGGCGTCGCCGTCGGCTGCCTGCATCCGGCGTATTCCTTCGCCGAGCCGGCGCGCGCCGTCGCCGGTTTCGCCGGCACGCCGTGCGCGATCGACGGCGACGATGCGGTGGTCGCGCGCTTGACCACGTTGGCCGAGGCCGTCGGCGGCCAACCGTTCCGGCTCGCGCCCGGCGGCAAGGCCGCCTACCACGCGGCGCTGTCGGTCGCGTCGAACTACCTCGTCACGCTTGCCGACCTCGCCGGCAGGCTCGCGCGCGACGCCGGCGTGCCGGACGCCGCGGTCGCCGGGCTGATCGGTCCGCTGATGCGGCAGACGCTCGACAACGCGCTGACGCTCGGCCCGGCGGCGGCGCTGACCGGACCCATCGTGCGCGGCGACGCCGGCACGGTCGCGCGCCATCTTGCCGTATTGAGCGCGGGCGACGACGCGGCGGCCTACCGCGTGCTCGGCCGGCTGACGCTGGCGCTGGCGTCCGGCCGACCCGATGCCGCCGCTCACGCCGCGCTGAGGGTCTTGCTGGACGAGCCGTCTTCCTGACCGCCAGGCTCGCCGTCGCCGCTGGAGCGTTTCGGCGCAGGCAGGCTCATGGCGCAGGTGCCGCAGGCAAAAAAAAAGACCACGCAAGGCGAACCGGGCGTGGTCTGGGAGAAAGATCAAAGATCGTGGAAACATGCTGCGCGAAGCGCTCATGCATATGGCATTTTGACGCCGTGCCAGGCATTTGGCAAGCGACGCGCTATTTCCCCGCGTAAATCACGAAGATCGCCGGCCGCTTGTGCAGGTCGGGCGCCGCCTTCGGCCAGTCGGCGACGCGCCGGCTGACGATGGCCTGCGTCGGCAAGGTCAGGTCGCACGCGACCGCCAGCCGCGTCGCCGGCGCCAGCGTGTCGCGCAGGCAGGCGAGCAGTTGATTGTTGCGGTACGGTGTCTCGATGAACACCTGGCTCTGGTCGCGCTCGCGCGATTCCTTTTCGAGCGCGCGGATCGCCTTGTCGCGCTCGTCCGGGTCGATGGGCAGGTAGCCGTGGAAGGCGAAGCGCTGGCCGTTGGCACCGGACGCCATCAGCGCGAGCAGGATAGACGAAGGGCCGATCAGCGGCACGACGCAGAAACCCTTTTCGTGCGCGAGCGCGACCAGCTGTGCGCCCGGGTCGGCGACCGCCGGGCAGCCGGCCTCCGACACCAGGCCGACGTCGTGGCCGTCGGCCAACGGTTTGAGCAGCGCGGCGACGTCGGCCGCCGGCGTGTGTTCGTTAAGCACCGCAAGCTGCAACTCGCGGATCGGCGTCGTCACGCCGAGCGCCTTAAGATGCTTGCGCGCGGTCTTCTCGGCTTCGACGACGAAGTGCGTGATATGGACGACGCGGGAGCGCTCGGCCTCGGGCAGCCACGGCGTGTCGGCGTCGCCCAGCGGCGTTGGGATCAGGAACAGTGTCGCCATCTTTATAAAACCTCCACGCCTTCGTTTTTCAGCATCGTCACCAGTTCGAACAGCGGCAGGCCGATCAGCGCGTTCGGATCGGTCGATTCGATTCTTTCGATCAGCGCGCCGCCGAGGCCCTCGCTCTTCGCCGCGCCGGCGCAATGGAGCGCGTCCGGTTCACGCGCGAGATAGGCGTCGATCTGCGCAGGAGTGAGCACGCGCATCGTGACGCGGGTGACGTCGTTCGCTTCCTGCAGGCGGCCGGTCGCGCCGTTATAGAGGGCCAGCGCGGTGTGGAACAGCACGGTCTTGCCGCTCATCGCGGACAGCATCGCGCGGGCGTTGTCCAAAGAGCCGGGTTTGCCGAGCTGTTCGTCGTCCAAGAGCGCGACCTGGTCGGAGCCGATCAGCAGCGCGTCGGGGTAGCGATCGGCCAACGAGGTCGCCTTGACGCGGGCCAGGCGTAGCGCGGTATCCAGGGCCGACTCGCCCGGCAACGGCGTCTCGTCGCACAGCGGCGCGACGGCTTCGAAGGGCAGGGCAAGGCGGGATAAAAGCTCGCGCCGGAAGCGCGAAGTAGAGGCAAGCACGAGTCGCATGAGAGGCGGTTGATTCTTTTGACAAAAGCGCGGCGCGGATTATATCATCCACGGTTTATGTCTGAACCGATTTTGATCGATCCGCTCGCGTTCGCCCGGGAAGGGCTCACTCTGTCTGGCGATGTGGCCGTGGCCACGCTGGACGGGCGCGTGCTCGAAGCCCTGGCCGATACCAACGGTACCCTGCGGTACGCGCTGTCGGGCAGCGTCGACAAACTGCGCCGCCACCACCTGACGCTCAGCGTCGACGGGGAGGTGACGGTGACGTGTCAGCGCTGTCTGGTGCCGATGGTCCAGGTACTCCAGTTATCCTCGGCGATCACGCTGTTCTCCGACGAAGAGAAGCTCGCGGAGGCGGTGGAGGCCGACGAGGAACTGGACGCCATTATGGCCGAGCCGGAACTCGACGTGATGGCGCTGATCGAGGACGAAATCATCATGGGTCTGCCGGTCTCGCCCAAGCACGAAGCGTGCGGGCAGGACGTGCTGGATTCGGTGAAGGTGGAAAAACCCAACCCGTTCGCGGTGCTGGCCACCCTCAAGAAGAACCAGGCCCGTTAACCGTTTTACCCAAATTCTAGGAGTCCATCATGGCCGTTCAACAGAACAAAAAATCCCCGTCCAAGCGTGGCATGCACCGTGCCCACGACTTCCTGACCGCCCCGGCGCTGGCCAAAGAGCCGACCACCGGTGAAGCCCACCTGCGTCACCACATCAGCCCGAACGGTTTCTACCGCGGCCGTAAAGTGGTGAAGGCCAAGGGCGAGTAATTCGCGCCATCCCGATCACCTGCCACCCAATCGCAAATAACCAGGTAGGTAGATTCTCTACCGCATACGTTGATGAGCATCACCGTCGCGGTTGACGCCATGGGCGGTGACGTTGGCCTCAAGGTCACCGTCCCGGCGTCCATCCAATTCCTCTCCCAGCATCCCGACGTCAACCTGATCCTGGTGGGCGATGCCGCGGCTATCGAAGCCCAACTTACGGCATCTGACGCCCCGTTCGGGCGCATCCGCGTCCAGCACGCCGCCGAAGTGGTCGGCATGGACGAGGCGCCGCAACTCGCGCTCAAGAACAAGAAGGATTCGTCGATGCGGGTGGCGATCAATCAGGTCAAGGACGGCGTGGCCCAGGCTGCGGTGTCGGCCGGCAATACCGGCGCCCTGATGGCCACCGCGCGCTTCGTGCTCAAGACGCTGCCCGGCATCGACCGCCCCGCGATCGCCAAGA
This DNA window, taken from Crenobacter cavernae, encodes the following:
- a CDS encoding Rossmann-like and DUF2520 domain-containing protein is translated as MITLNIVGAGRLGQSLARLAADSGRYRIAGVLCRGHAHADAAVAFIGAGTPCTDVNTLPCAELTLIAVPDARIADVATALAGRAFPPGALAFHASGAGEVGLLAPLAARGVAVGCLHPAYSFAEPARAVAGFAGTPCAIDGDDAVVARLTTLAEAVGGQPFRLAPGGKAAYHAALSVASNYLVTLADLAGRLARDAGVPDAAVAGLIGPLMRQTLDNALTLGPAAALTGPIVRGDAGTVARHLAVLSAGDDAAAYRVLGRLTLALASGRPDAAAHAALRVLLDEPSS
- a CDS encoding YceD family protein; protein product: MIDPLAFAREGLTLSGDVAVATLDGRVLEALADTNGTLRYALSGSVDKLRRHHLTLSVDGEVTVTCQRCLVPMVQVLQLSSAITLFSDEEKLAEAVEADEELDAIMAEPELDVMALIEDEIIMGLPVSPKHEACGQDVLDSVKVEKPNPFAVLATLKKNQAR
- a CDS encoding PhoX family protein encodes the protein MFDVNDENAPPSNPSRNETFHEVVEKVVSRRSLLKGGMGLSAALFMGGGLTACLSDGSGATGSAGTPGTTPQAPLLGFAAVATSTGDDIVVPAGYTAKVMYRWGDALFNDSPAWKGDASESGLEQARQAGDNNDGMHFFPFTVAGRQSSTEGLLVMNHEYCNYEYLFKPEAGQANFLEPWTADKVLKAQNAHGISVVHVKKVGGVWQVQVGSSYNRRLTGNSPMTLSGPAAGHALLQTAADATGSAVLGTLNNCANGWTPWGTYLTCEENVNGYFGTAAAFTADALQSRYGLSAGGFGYRWHEHDARFDLNATPNEPNRFGWVVEIDPFDPGSTPKKRTALGRFKHENACLVVAKNGKVVVYLGDDERYEYIYKFVSDGVYNASNPAANRDLLDAGKLYVAKFSAGASASDFAGVGQWVLLDKAANATLAADARFADQAEVLIKARQAADAVGATKMDRPEWISKHPASGEIYCTLTNNSSRKDAEKDDANPRASNRWGQIVRWREAGSDHTALSFDWDLFVLAGNPIAYPDRTDLKSGSANVTAANTFNSPDGLAFDADGRLWIQTDGNFSNAGNYAGQGNNQMLCADPASKEIRRFLTGPSGCEITGLSFTPDSTTMFINVQHPGEASDHPRKPASIAPSPNMEDYLARNSLAFSRWPDNGAGGRPRSATVVITKNDGGKIGS
- the rpmF gene encoding 50S ribosomal protein L32; the encoded protein is MAVQQNKKSPSKRGMHRAHDFLTAPALAKEPTTGEAHLRHHISPNGFYRGRKVVKAKGE
- a CDS encoding SAM-dependent methyltransferase: MATLFLIPTPLGDADTPWLPEAERSRVVHITHFVVEAEKTARKHLKALGVTTPIRELQLAVLNEHTPAADVAALLKPLADGHDVGLVSEAGCPAVADPGAQLVALAHEKGFCVVPLIGPSSILLALMASGANGQRFAFHGYLPIDPDERDKAIRALEKESRERDQSQVFIETPYRNNQLLACLRDTLAPATRLAVACDLTLPTQAIVSRRVADWPKAAPDLHKRPAIFVIYAGK
- a CDS encoding Maf family protein; amino-acid sequence: MRLVLASTSRFRRELLSRLALPFEAVAPLCDETPLPGESALDTALRLARVKATSLADRYPDALLIGSDQVALLDDEQLGKPGSLDNARAMLSAMSGKTVLFHTALALYNGATGRLQEANDVTRVTMRVLTPAQIDAYLAREPDALHCAGAAKSEGLGGALIERIESTDPNALIGLPLFELVTMLKNEGVEVL